From the Leptospira sp. WS60.C2 genome, one window contains:
- a CDS encoding response regulator produces the protein MTPKKKVLLVEDHAVTRVGVKHVVNASNDFEVVGEAEHSSQIAGLLQETRPDFVLLDLRIPGENVLNMVKDWKKDQPQLKVVTLTMLDEQPIVHSAIEAGVDGYLLKSDDLSSLTKNLNEIASGKTVYSKNLKLSFNRKPQDGKVANKKEKQILTLLGQGKTYQEIGTEIGLSKRTVEYHVGRLKDRFNAKTVAELIGRAKEQMLI, from the coding sequence ATGACACCTAAAAAGAAGGTACTACTCGTCGAAGACCATGCGGTCACACGCGTCGGAGTCAAACATGTGGTGAATGCTTCGAATGATTTTGAAGTGGTGGGTGAAGCGGAACACTCTTCCCAAATTGCAGGACTTCTCCAAGAAACGAGACCTGATTTTGTCCTACTAGACCTTCGCATTCCAGGAGAAAACGTTCTGAATATGGTGAAGGATTGGAAAAAAGACCAACCACAATTAAAAGTGGTCACCCTCACCATGCTAGACGAACAACCCATTGTCCATTCGGCTATCGAAGCTGGTGTCGATGGCTATTTACTCAAAAGTGATGACTTAAGTAGTTTAACAAAAAACCTAAATGAAATTGCTTCTGGGAAAACGGTTTATTCCAAAAACCTCAAACTCAGTTTCAATCGCAAACCCCAAGATGGAAAGGTTGCCAATAAAAAAGAGAAACAAATCCTCACCTTACTCGGGCAAGGAAAAACCTACCAAGAAATTGGAACCGAAATTGGTCTCTCCAAACGAACGGTGGAATACCATGTGGGACGCCTAAAAGACCGTTTCAATGCGAAAACCGTGGCGGAACTGATCGGACGTGCCAAAGAACAAATGTTAATCTAA
- a CDS encoding ATP-binding protein has translation MDVERILPSKLLFIFSIFFLFFAFVHCNRGIPSLGSAKSIQNGVLDLTKEDPKTLDPFPLAGEWHAFPGELPETENEFLALDQKTPVSLAVPAYWVNQNLPAHGVVTYRLRLQVQEPLQLMVYLREASSAYRLYYYNPERGLVLLGSAGKVSKTKEDSVGYYLETGRSFRATTGTVLYLQISNYLYSRGGPYYSPVLGEAGKTILYLRFKERKKSFFFGSFLVLAIIHLFLFIHRKKDKSPLWFALLCFSWLIRILLFERVSRDWFVASDFLEMLQIRLEYLSFCGIQLFSLLFFFYIQPHFVPNKFKRYLVVPILLEILIILTTPYAVYTNLLVFSQAYMVVILLFAFVAAVRSIFVRESRYVGAYITFGTLVILSATIYDSVVFFKRWDLPLMTDLGFAIFCICLAIVISKQNAHTWETAEYLTLNLRKEVEWKTLELKKEKEKAEKTGELKDKFISIVSHDIRSPLFGISSVVNLLTESPPSLSPERAKQVLGEASTGLKNILSMVEELIKYSRFQNAAVFPDYQLFDFRQITDQLIERVQEMAKPKNITIITHMDDSSIGIGDPNLIEHLIWNLLTNAVKFTKESGTVEISLTESNKHWSLKVTDTGIGMPKYWTEHVLEEGFLFVRKGTADEMGAGVGLAFCREVAERHGAKLIVDSEDGKGTSVELLLPNFEKIVLILDDNPGYRKQIRKILKGLPCILWEEEYPDHALYSVSRLKPDLIIVDFSMPEKTGLDFLRDLYANSEMEEIRSLLVSSSHTDPNTGYKLETEVIEIGGDAFLTKTSPDAKMVEIVKRLLDL, from the coding sequence TTGGATGTGGAACGGATTCTCCCTTCGAAGTTACTTTTCATTTTCTCGATCTTTTTTCTCTTTTTTGCCTTTGTGCATTGTAACCGAGGGATTCCCTCTCTTGGGTCTGCCAAATCCATCCAGAATGGAGTTTTGGACCTAACCAAAGAAGATCCGAAAACCTTAGATCCGTTTCCGCTTGCGGGAGAATGGCATGCCTTTCCTGGCGAACTTCCTGAAACAGAAAATGAATTCCTCGCCTTAGACCAAAAAACACCTGTTTCGCTTGCCGTTCCTGCGTATTGGGTGAACCAGAATCTTCCCGCGCATGGAGTGGTTACCTACCGACTCCGATTACAAGTACAAGAACCTTTGCAATTGATGGTGTATCTGAGAGAAGCATCTTCCGCCTATCGGTTGTATTATTACAATCCAGAACGAGGCCTTGTTTTGTTAGGTTCCGCTGGCAAAGTTTCTAAAACCAAGGAAGACTCCGTTGGTTATTATTTAGAAACGGGTAGATCCTTTCGTGCCACTACGGGTACAGTTTTGTATTTACAAATTTCCAATTATTTATACTCCCGTGGAGGTCCTTACTACTCTCCAGTTCTCGGAGAAGCAGGAAAAACAATTTTATATCTAAGATTCAAAGAGAGAAAAAAGTCCTTTTTCTTCGGTTCTTTCCTTGTACTTGCAATCATTCATTTGTTTTTATTCATCCATCGCAAAAAAGATAAATCACCGTTATGGTTTGCATTACTTTGTTTTTCTTGGCTCATTCGCATTTTGTTATTTGAGCGTGTGTCCAGGGATTGGTTTGTCGCTAGTGACTTTTTGGAGATGTTACAAATCAGGCTGGAATACCTTTCTTTTTGTGGAATCCAACTCTTTAGTCTACTTTTCTTTTTTTACATCCAACCCCATTTTGTTCCTAACAAATTCAAACGTTATCTGGTGGTGCCCATTCTCTTAGAGATTCTAATCATCCTAACCACACCGTATGCCGTGTATACCAATTTGCTCGTGTTTAGCCAAGCTTATATGGTTGTGATTTTACTCTTTGCGTTTGTTGCTGCTGTTCGATCTATTTTTGTTCGCGAATCTCGTTATGTGGGTGCCTACATTACCTTTGGAACTTTGGTGATCTTGTCTGCGACCATTTATGATTCGGTTGTATTTTTCAAACGTTGGGATTTACCTTTGATGACAGACTTGGGATTTGCCATCTTTTGTATTTGTCTTGCCATTGTGATTTCCAAACAGAATGCTCATACATGGGAAACAGCTGAATACCTAACTCTCAACTTACGAAAAGAAGTGGAGTGGAAAACCTTAGAACTCAAAAAAGAAAAGGAGAAAGCAGAAAAAACGGGAGAATTAAAGGATAAATTTATATCGATTGTTTCCCACGACATCCGGTCTCCTTTATTTGGAATCTCTTCTGTAGTCAATTTACTTACCGAATCACCACCATCTTTGTCTCCCGAAAGAGCAAAGCAGGTATTAGGTGAGGCGTCCACTGGCCTCAAAAATATTTTGAGTATGGTAGAGGAACTCATTAAATACTCAAGATTTCAGAATGCTGCTGTTTTTCCAGACTACCAACTCTTTGATTTTCGCCAAATCACAGACCAACTCATTGAACGTGTCCAAGAAATGGCAAAACCAAAAAATATCACGATCATCACTCATATGGATGATTCTTCCATTGGTATTGGTGACCCTAACCTGATTGAACATTTGATTTGGAACTTACTCACCAATGCTGTTAAGTTCACAAAAGAATCGGGAACGGTTGAAATCTCACTTACAGAATCCAATAAACATTGGAGCTTGAAGGTCACAGACACAGGAATAGGAATGCCCAAGTATTGGACCGAACATGTGTTAGAGGAAGGATTTTTATTTGTGCGGAAAGGTACGGCAGATGAGATGGGAGCAGGGGTGGGCCTTGCGTTTTGCCGTGAGGTGGCGGAGCGGCATGGAGCGAAGCTCATTGTCGATTCGGAAGATGGGAAGGGTACCTCTGTGGAGCTCTTACTTCCCAATTTTGAAAAAATCGTCCTGATCTTAGATGACAACCCAGGGTATCGCAAACAAATTCGAAAAATTTTAAAAGGTCTCCCATGTATCCTATGGGAAGAAGAGTATCCTGACCATGCTTTGTATTCAGTTTCTCGTCTGAAACCTGACCTGATCATTGTGGATTTTTCGATGCCAGAAAAAACGGGTCTCGACTTTTTAAGAGATTTGTATGCCAATTCGGAAATGGAAGAAATTCGCTCTTTACTTGTGTCCAGTTCTCATACAGACCCAAACACAGGTTATAAATTAGAAACGGAAGTGATTGAAATCGGGGGAGATGCTTTTTTAACGAAAACATCTCCTGACGCAAAGATGGTCGAGATCGTCAAAAGACTCCTCGACCTTTGA